One segment of Primulina tabacum isolate GXHZ01 chromosome 6, ASM2559414v2, whole genome shotgun sequence DNA contains the following:
- the LOC142548382 gene encoding LOW QUALITY PROTEIN: ras-related protein RABF1 (The sequence of the model RefSeq protein was modified relative to this genomic sequence to represent the inferred CDS: inserted 1 base in 1 codon) yields MELVLLGDSGVGKSCIVLRFVRGQFDPTSKVTVGASFLSQTIIALQDSTTVKFEIWDTAGQERYAALAPLYYRGAAVAVVVYDITSPESFTKAQYWVKELQKHGSPDIVMALXSNKADLLEKREVPVLDGNDYAEKNGMFFIETSAKTADNINQLFEEIAKRLPRPSSS; encoded by the exons ATGG AGCTGGTGCTCTTAGGTGATTCTGGGGTTGGGAAAAGCTGCATTGTTCTTCGATTTGTTCGTGGTCAGTTTGATCCTACGTCTAAG GTCACTGTTGGAGCATCTTTCTTGTCTCAGACAATAATAGCCTTGCAAGATTCAACTACAGTGAAATTTGAAATATGGGACACTGCTGGACAAGAAAG GTATGCCGCACTGGCGCCTCTGTATTACCGAGGTGCTGCAGTTGCCGTAGTGGTGTATGATATTACTAGTCCCGAATCATTCACCAAAGCACAGTATTGGGTCAAG GAGTTACAAAAGCATGGAAGCCCAGATATAGTCATGGCTC GTAGTAATAAAGCTGATCTTCTTGAAAAAAGAGAAGTACCAGTTCTA GATGGAAATGACTATGCTGAAAAGAACGGAATGTTCTTTATAGAGACCTCTGCCAAGACTGCTGACAATATAAACCAGCTCTTTGAG GAAATCGCCAAGAGACTGCCACGGCCGTCTTCGTCATGA
- the LOC142548840 gene encoding amino acid transporter AVT1C-like isoform X2: protein MKNSESEQNFFIESEEEDEEKAYNKDEDGEDGNDSDSSYCSNDNEYANRQNSKPNSYTTSWPQSYRQSIDLYSSVQSPSLTLLGTPSLGRIGSSFLSSTLTRRHTPEVLPSLTKPLIPSVEDEKLHERPPLPSRKPSVTFAGKSGVSHELPISRQCSYGQAVLNGINVLCGVGILSTPYAVKEGGWVGLSILFIFAILSYYTGILLRYCLDSEPGLETYPDIGQAAFGSIGRVAISIILYVELYASCVEYIILESDNLSSLFPNAYLNIGIFELNSHHLFALITTLAVLPTVWLRDLSVLSYISAGGVIASILVVACLFWAGLVDRVGFQTKGTVLNLSTLPVAIGLYGYCYSGHAVFPNIYTSMAKPSQYPYVLLTSFGICTVLYAGVAVMGYTMFGESTQSQFTLNMPQDLVTSKIAVWTTVRTLMWSIRSRNMH from the exons ATGAAGAATTCAGAATCGGAGCAAAATTTCTTCATTGAGAGTGAGGAAGAGGATGAGGAGAAGGCTTATAACAAAGATGAAGATGGAGAAGATGGGAATGATTCAGATTCATCGTATTGCTCGAATGATAATGAATATGCCAATCGACAAAACAGCAAGCCCAATTCTTACACCACTTCTTGGCCTCAAAGTTATAG GCAATCCATCGATTTATACAGTAGTGTCCAGTCTCCAAGTCTAACTTTACTTGGGACACCATCGTTGGGACGCATAGGCAGCTCATTTCTCTCTTCGACTCTCACAAGGAGACATACTCCCGAAGTATTGCCATCTCTGACTAAGCCTCTTATACCTTCCGTAGAAGACGAGAAACTTCACGAAAGGCCTCCTCTACCCTCGAGAAAGCCTAGTGTGACATTTGCTGGGAAATCTGGCGTTTCACACGAACTTCCCATTTCCCGCCAATGTTCATATGGCCAAGCAGTGTTAAATG GAATTAATGTGCTATGTGGAGTTGGAATCCTCTCTACTCCTTATGCTGTCAAAGAAGGTGGATGGGTTGGATTGTCTATATTGTTTATTTTTGCTATTCTCTCTTACTATACGGGGATTCTTTTAAGGTACTGTTTGGACAGTGAACCTGGGCTTGAAACATACCCCGACATTGGCCAGGCAGCCTTTGGTTCTATAGGACGTGTTGCCATTTCT ATTATTTTATACGTGGAATTATAT GCCAGTTGCGTGGAGTATATTATTTTGGAGAGTGACAATTTGTCATCTTTATTTCCAAATGCATATTTGAACATTGGGATATTTGAATTAAACTCTCACCATCTTTTCGCATTGATTACCACCTTGGCCGTTCTTCCTACCGTTTGGTTAAGGGACCTCAGTGTTCTTAGCTACATCTCTG CTGGAGGAGTTATTGCATCAATCTTGGTTGTAGCTTGCTTGTTCTGGGCTGGCTTAGTGGATCGAGTCGGCTTTCAGACGAAAGGGACAGTGCTAAACCTTTCAACTCTTCCTGTTGCTATTGGTCTCTACGGTTATTGCTACTCAGGACATGCTGTTTTTCCCAATATTTATACATCAATGGCAAAGCCCAGTCAGTATCCTTACGTCCTCTTAACCAG CTTTGGGATATGTACTGTGCTGTATGCTGGAGTTGCTGTGATGGGATACACGATGTTTGGAGAATCGACACAATCACAGTTCACTCTTAATATGCCTCAAGATTTAGTAACGTCTAAAATTGCTGTCTGGACTACTGTGCGTACACTCAT GTGGTCAATCCGTTCACGAA ATATGCATTAA
- the LOC142548840 gene encoding amino acid transporter AVT1C-like isoform X1 produces MKNSESEQNFFIESEEEDEEKAYNKDEDGEDGNDSDSSYCSNDNEYANRQNSKPNSYTTSWPQSYRQSIDLYSSVQSPSLTLLGTPSLGRIGSSFLSSTLTRRHTPEVLPSLTKPLIPSVEDEKLHERPPLPSRKPSVTFAGKSGVSHELPISRQCSYGQAVLNGINVLCGVGILSTPYAVKEGGWVGLSILFIFAILSYYTGILLRYCLDSEPGLETYPDIGQAAFGSIGRVAISIILYVELYASCVEYIILESDNLSSLFPNAYLNIGIFELNSHHLFALITTLAVLPTVWLRDLSVLSYISAGGVIASILVVACLFWAGLVDRVGFQTKGTVLNLSTLPVAIGLYGYCYSGHAVFPNIYTSMAKPSQYPYVLLTSFGICTVLYAGVAVMGYTMFGESTQSQFTLNMPQDLVTSKIAVWTTVVNPFTKYALTMSPVAMSLEELIPSSRTKSYMYPILVRTALVISTLIVGLSIPFFGLVMALIGSLFTMLVTLIIPCACYLSILRGKINLFQGSMCVLVIGVGVVSSAFGSYSALSKIIQSLS; encoded by the exons ATGAAGAATTCAGAATCGGAGCAAAATTTCTTCATTGAGAGTGAGGAAGAGGATGAGGAGAAGGCTTATAACAAAGATGAAGATGGAGAAGATGGGAATGATTCAGATTCATCGTATTGCTCGAATGATAATGAATATGCCAATCGACAAAACAGCAAGCCCAATTCTTACACCACTTCTTGGCCTCAAAGTTATAG GCAATCCATCGATTTATACAGTAGTGTCCAGTCTCCAAGTCTAACTTTACTTGGGACACCATCGTTGGGACGCATAGGCAGCTCATTTCTCTCTTCGACTCTCACAAGGAGACATACTCCCGAAGTATTGCCATCTCTGACTAAGCCTCTTATACCTTCCGTAGAAGACGAGAAACTTCACGAAAGGCCTCCTCTACCCTCGAGAAAGCCTAGTGTGACATTTGCTGGGAAATCTGGCGTTTCACACGAACTTCCCATTTCCCGCCAATGTTCATATGGCCAAGCAGTGTTAAATG GAATTAATGTGCTATGTGGAGTTGGAATCCTCTCTACTCCTTATGCTGTCAAAGAAGGTGGATGGGTTGGATTGTCTATATTGTTTATTTTTGCTATTCTCTCTTACTATACGGGGATTCTTTTAAGGTACTGTTTGGACAGTGAACCTGGGCTTGAAACATACCCCGACATTGGCCAGGCAGCCTTTGGTTCTATAGGACGTGTTGCCATTTCT ATTATTTTATACGTGGAATTATAT GCCAGTTGCGTGGAGTATATTATTTTGGAGAGTGACAATTTGTCATCTTTATTTCCAAATGCATATTTGAACATTGGGATATTTGAATTAAACTCTCACCATCTTTTCGCATTGATTACCACCTTGGCCGTTCTTCCTACCGTTTGGTTAAGGGACCTCAGTGTTCTTAGCTACATCTCTG CTGGAGGAGTTATTGCATCAATCTTGGTTGTAGCTTGCTTGTTCTGGGCTGGCTTAGTGGATCGAGTCGGCTTTCAGACGAAAGGGACAGTGCTAAACCTTTCAACTCTTCCTGTTGCTATTGGTCTCTACGGTTATTGCTACTCAGGACATGCTGTTTTTCCCAATATTTATACATCAATGGCAAAGCCCAGTCAGTATCCTTACGTCCTCTTAACCAG CTTTGGGATATGTACTGTGCTGTATGCTGGAGTTGCTGTGATGGGATACACGATGTTTGGAGAATCGACACAATCACAGTTCACTCTTAATATGCCTCAAGATTTAGTAACGTCTAAAATTGCTGTCTGGACTACT GTGGTCAATCCGTTCACGAA ATATGCATTAACCATGTCTCCCGTGGCAATGAGCCTCGAGGAATTGATTCCATCAAGCCGCACCAAATCGTATATGTATCCAATCCTCGTAAGAACAGCACTGGTGATATCTACTTTGATTGTGGGTCTTAGCATACCCTTCTTTG GTTTGGTGATGGCATTGATCGGTTCTTTATTCACAATGCTAGTT ACCTTGATTATCCCGTGTGCTTGCTATTTGAGCATCTTAAGGGGGAAAATAAACCTCTTTCAG GGATCCATGTGTGTATTAGTCATAGGTGTAGGCGTCGTATCGTCGGCATTTGGATCATACTCTGCACTCTCTAAGATAATCCAAAGCTTGAGCTGA
- the LOC142548841 gene encoding mitochondrial protein import protein ZIM17: MAARRILSLLAASYHKNPKTAELFRDFHPASSSFYHSYGRYTRACQTLAEATNVAESRLETCSSEPGSGEVTCVSNPTNNKTDIKHVIKSKLKISERHDRVMIFTCKVCNTRSMKTTCRESYDKGVVVARCDGCNSLHLIADRLGWFGEPGSVEEFLAARGEEVKKGSADTLNLTLEDLVGKKSLDS; the protein is encoded by the exons ATGGCGGCTCGGCGAATTCTCTCTCTTCTTGCTGCAAGCTATCACAAAAACCCTAAAACTGCAG AACTGTTTCGGGATTTTCATCCTGCGTCGAGCTCATTTTATCACAGCTATGGTAGGTATACAAGAGCATGTCAAACACTTGCAGAAGCTACCAATGTAGCTGAGAGTCGTCTAGAAACTTGCAGCTCAGAACCCGGCTCTGGCGAAGTCACGTGTGTCTCTAATCCAACAAATAACAAGACTGACATAAAACACGTTATAAAATCCAAATTGAAGATATCTGAAAGACATGACCGTGTTATGATATTTACGTGCAAAGTCTGCAATACAAGATCCATGAAGACAACCTGCCGTGAATCATATGATAAAGGTGTGGTGGTGGCCAGATGCGATGGATGCAACAGTTTGCACCTTATTGCTGATAGATTGGGATGGTTTGGGGAACCTGGTAGTGTTGAGGAGTTTCTGGCTGCCCGTGGGGAGGAAGTGAAGAAGGGATCGGCCGATACATTAAATCTAACTCTTGAAGATCTTGTTGGGAAAAAGAGTCTCGATAGTTAA